A window from Peromyscus eremicus chromosome 1, PerEre_H2_v1, whole genome shotgun sequence encodes these proteins:
- the LOC131896509 gene encoding interferon-induced protein with tetratricopeptide repeats 1-like: MGENAGSDQVKENLIDLRCHFTWELLLEDIDIPDLEMRISEELEFLDIKDTVGMLNLRAYVRHLKGQHKEALHSLKEAEALIQEEELGKRSLVTWGNCAWVHYHMGSLAEAQTYLDKVENTCKELGSPFRYSMECPEMDCEQGWALLKCGGQNYKRAMACFAKALEVEPENPEYNTGYAIVAYRLECDHNNASLEPLRKAVRLNAKDPYIKVYLALKLQDVGEAAEAEKHIEEALSSTSCQHYVFRYTAKYYRRKGCLDKALHLLHKALKASPASGYLHYQLGLCYKQQMIQLKTSRNDQARRQGSVQKLAQQAICEFQEAVKLRPRVEMAYVCMAEMQAEINQYEEAEANFQKALNMKNLECQIEQDIHFRYGRYQQFHQKSDDKAITHYLKGLKIEEKTFVWKKLLTALEKVATRRVHQNVQLMESTSLLGLVHKLKGDKEEALQCYERALRLTGGVNPEF; the protein is encoded by the exons ATGGG agagaatgctggcaGTGATCAGGTCAAGGAGAATCTGATTGACCTGAGATGTCACTTCACATGGGAGCTGCTGTTGGAAGACATTGACATACCTGATTTGGAAATGAGGATCTCTGAGGAGCTTGAGTTCCTAGACATCAAGGATACAGTGGGAATGCTCAACCTCCGGGCCTATGTGAGACACCTGAAAGGCCAGCATAAGGAAGCCCTGCACAGCTTGAAAGAAGCAGAAGCCTTGATCCAGGAAGAAGAGTTGGGCAAGAGAAGCCTGGTTACGTGGGGCAACTGTGCCTGGGTGCATTACCACATGGGCAGCTTGGCAGAAGCCCAGACCTACCTGGACAAGGTGGAGAACACTTGCAAGGAATTGGGCAGTCCCTTTCGCTATAGTATGGAGTGTCCTGAGATGGACTGTGAACAAGGCTGGGCCTTGCTGAAGTGTGGAGGACAGAATTATAAACGAGCCATGGCCTGCTTTGCAAAGGCTCTGGAGGTGGAGCCTGAAAACCCTGAATATAACACTGGCTATGCTATTGTAGCCTATCGTCTAGAATGTGATCACAATAATGCTTCTCTAGAACCCCTAAGGAAGGCTGTCAGGTTAAATGCAAAAGATCCATATATTAAAGTTTATCTTGCGCTGAAGCTTCAGGATGTAGGAGAAGCAGCTGAAGCAGAAAAACACATTGAAGAAGCCCTCAGTAGCACATCCTGCCAACACTATGTCTTTCGCTATACAGCCAAGTATTACAGAAGGAAAGGCTGCCTAGACAAGGCTCTCCATCTGCTACACAAGGCCTTGAAGGCATCACCTGCCTCTGGCTACCTGCATTACCAACTAGGGCTCTGCTACAAGCAACAAATGATCCAACTGAAGACATCCAGAAATGACCAGGCCAGAAGGCAGGGTAGTGTGCAGAAATTGGCACAACAGGCCATTTGTGAATTTCAAGAGGCTGTGAAACTCAGGCCCAGGGTTGAGATGGCTTATGTTTGCATGGCTGAAATGCAGGCAGAAATTAACCAATatgaagaagcagaggcaaatTTCCAGAAGGCACTGAACATGAAGAATCTTGAGTGTCAAATAGAGCAGGATATTCATTTCCGCTATGGCCGTTACCAACAATTTCATCAGAAATCAGACGACAAGGCAATCACCCACTACTTAAAAGGtctgaaaatagaagaaaagaccTTTGTCTGGAAGAAACTACTCACAGCTTTGGAGAAAGTGGCCACAAGACGTGTTCACCAGAATGTTCAACTGATGGAGAGCACCAGCTTGCTTGGGTTAGTCCACAAACTGAAGGGAGACAAGGAAGAGGCCCTGCAGTGCTATGAGAGAGCTCTGAGGCTCACTGGGGGAGTGAACCCTGAGTTCTGA